One genomic region from Nymphaea colorata isolate Beijing-Zhang1983 chromosome 10, ASM883128v2, whole genome shotgun sequence encodes:
- the LOC116262771 gene encoding 2-hydroxyisoflavanone dehydratase-like: MEPCKEIEAEHPPFFRVYKDGTVERYIAIGFIPSGHHPEAGATSKDVVIAPETGVSVRLYLPDPLPSGKLPIVVYFHGGGFCIGSAFSSHHPYVASLVAEARAVGVSVEYRLAPEHPVPAGHYDSWTALQWVVRQAEAGPEAEPWLAEHGDFHRLFLAGESAGANHAHHMAMAASGAPAFGPLPAGGLPVRFVGLVLVHPAFSEPEAKLEDEPLWRVVCPTTTLPDDPIINFMAQSAPEIDRLACDRVLVCVAEKDKMRNVGRLYYEVLVRRGWRGAAEIVETEGENHAFHFFAPHSNKAKHLMEKIVSFINQS; this comes from the coding sequence atggagCCTTGCAAGGAGATAGAGGCCGAGCACCCTCCCTTCTTTCGTGTCTACAAGGACGGCACTGTCGAGCGATACATAGCCATCGGATTCATCCCTTCCGGCCACCACCCTGAAGCCGGCGCCACCTCCAAAGATGTCGTCATCGCCCCGGAAACTGGCGTCTCCGTCCGCCTTTACCTCCCTGATCCGCTGCCCAGTGGCAAGCTCCCTATCGTCGTCTACTTCCACGGTGGCGGTTTCTGCATTGGCTCCGCCTTTTCGAGCCACCACCCTTACGTGGCCTCCCTTGTTGCGGAGGCCCGAGCCGTCGGCGTGTCCGTCGAGTACCGCCTCGCACCGGAGCACCCCGTCCCTGCCGGCCACTACGACTCTTGGACTGCCCTCCAGTGGGTAGTGCGCCAAGCCGAAGCGGGGCCTGAAGCCGAGCCATGGCTAGCGGAGCACGGCGACTTCCACCGGCTTTTCCTTGCCGGGGAGAGTGCCGGAGCCAATCACGCGCACCACATGGCGATGGCAGCTAGCGGCGCCCCAGCGTTCGGGCCCCTGCCTGCGGGCGGCTTGCCGGTGAGGTTCGTGGGGCTCGTGCTGGTGCACCCGGCTTTCTCGGAGCCGGAAGCGAAGTTGGAGGACGAGCCGCTGTGGAGGGTCGTCTGCCCGACTACCACGTTGCCGGACGATCCCATTATCAACTTCATGGCGCAAAGCGCGCCGGAAATTGACCGGCTGGCTTGCGACCGCGTGTTGGTGTGCGTGGCCGAGAAGGACAAGATGAGAAACGTCGGTCGCTTGTACTACGAGGTGCTGGTTCGGCGAGGATGGCGTGGCGCTGCGGAGATTGTGGAAACTGAGGGAGAGAACCATGCCTTCCACTTCTTCGCTCCCCACTCCAATAAGGCGAAGCATCTAATGGAGAAGATTGTCTCCTTCATCAATCAATCTTGA
- the LOC116261878 gene encoding 2-hydroxyisoflavanone dehydratase-like: protein MDPRSAEVAAEFPPLIRVYKDGRAERLMPVDRVPPGVDAGTGVSSKDAIVSPETGVSVRLFLPPLADKGEDRLPIVLYVHGGAFCVGSALSSIYHSFCNSLASVSRALIVSVEYRLAPECPVPACYLDSWAALQWVARQGAEEPWLRDHGDLGRIVLAGDSAGATISHSLAMAAGGAAPFEPPSGEENLKVQISGLALIHPYFFGKNPGRDPLWELVYPTTPGTDDPLVNVVAAGGPEISHLGCGRVLVFLAEKDFLIGRGRWYVEVLKGSGWGGAAEVVEHKDEGHVFHLMDPKCSNADDILNRLSSFINAPAAAAICRI, encoded by the coding sequence ATGGATCCGCGGTCTGCAGAGGTCGCCGCGGAGTTTCCGCCGCTGATTCGCGTCTACAAGGACGGCCGCGCCGAGAGGCTAATGCCCGTCGACCGCGTCCCGCCGGGCGTCGATGCCGGCACGGGCGTCTCGTCTAAAGACGCCATCGTCTCGCCGGAAACCGGCGTCTCCGTCCGCCTTTTCCTCCCGCCTCTCGCCGACAAGGGGGAGGATAGGCTCCCCATCGTCTTATACGTCCACGGGGGCGCCTTCTGCGTCGGCTCCGCCCTCTCCTCCATCTACCACTCCTTCTGCAACTCCCTCGCCTCCGTGTCCCGGGCCCTAATCGTCTCCGTGGAGTACCGCCTCGCACCGGAGTGTCCCGTCCCCGCCTGCTACCTAGACTCCTGGGCAGCCCTCCAGTGGGTGGCTCGCCAAGGCGCAGAGGAGCCGTGGCTGAGGGATCACGGTGACCTTGGCCGGATCGTTCTGGCCGGGGACAGCGCCGGTGCCACCATCTCCCACAGCCTAGCCATGGCTGCCGGCGGCGCCGCTCCGTTCGAACCGCCCTCCGGCGAGGAAAATCTAAAGGTGCAGATATCGGGGCTGGCTTTGATCCATCCCTACTTCTTCGGAAAGAATCCGGGCCGCGACCCCCTGTGGGAGCTTGTTTACCCCACCACTCCCGGCACCGACGACCCTCTCGTGAACGTGGTGGCAGCAGGCGGGCCGGAGATATCGCATCTCGGCTGCGGGAGGGTGTTGGTGTTTCTTGCGGAGAAGGATTTTCTGATCGGAAGGGGGAGGTGGTACGTCGAGGTGCTGAAGGGAAGCGGGTGGGGCGGCGCTGCCGAGGTGGTGGAGCACAAGGACGAGGGCCACGTCTTCCACCTGATGGACCCCAAGTGCTCCAACGCCGACGACATCCTCAATCGCCTTTCCTCCTTCATTAACgctcctgctgctgctgcaatATGCCGCATCTAG
- the LOC116262575 gene encoding probable carboxylesterase 2, translated as MEASKEIDIELFPFLRVYKDGRVEKIHVPKIVPPSPHPDSGGVASKDVVISPETGVCVRLFRPHPPPPPGKKLPILFYIHGGGFCIESARSDIYTSFLNAITAQAGVIGVSVDYRLAPEHPVPTPHLDSWAALQWVARQASGGPHCEPWLADHGDFDQIFLGGDSAGGNIAHHLAMAASGCPVIGPLPADNLPMSITGLILFHPYFAGWTPVDDEFVTKQREESAALWRVTCPGAAAGTDDPLVHLLADSAPELSQLRCRRVLIFAAGVDYLGDRARLYNELLGRGGWEGVVEFEQHDDEDHVFHLMKPTCDNAKSLMNRVVAFINRD; from the coding sequence ATGGAAGCCTCCAAGGAGATTGACATCGAGCTCTTCCCCTTCCTTCGCGTGTACAAGGACGGCCGCGTGGAGAAGATCCACGTTCCCAAGATCGTCCCTCCCTCCCCACACCCGGACTCCGGCGGTGTAGCCTCCAAGGACGTTGTCATTTCGCCGGAAACCGGCGTGTGCGTACGCCTTTTCCGCCCCCATCCACCGCCTCCCCCTGGTAAGAAGCTCCCCATCCTCTTCTACATCCACGGCGGCGGCTTCTGCATCGAGTCCGCCCGCTCCGACATCTACACCTCCTTTCTCAATGCCATCACCGCGCAGGCTGGCGTTATCGGCGTCTCGGTCGACTACCGCCTCGCGCCGGAGCACCCCGTACCCACTCCCCACCTCGATTCTTGGGCTGCCCTCCAGTGGGTGGCTCGCCAGGCTTCCGGCGGGCCGCACTGCGAGCCCTGGCTCGCAGACCACGGCGACTTCGACCAGATCTTCCTCGGCGGCGATAGCGCCGGCGGGAACATCGCCCACCACCTTGCGATGGCCGCCAGCGGCTGCCCAGTCATCGGCCCGCTTCCCGCCGACAACCTCCCCATGAGCATCACCGGCCTTATCCTGTTCCACCCTTACTTCGCCGGCTGGACGCCAGTCGACGACGAGTTCGTGACGAAGCAGAGGGAGGAATCGGCGGCGCTGTGGCGCGTCACCTGCCCGGGGGCGGCCGCGGGGACAGACGACCCGCTCGTTCACCTCTTGGCCGACAGCGCGCCGGAACTTTCGCAGCTCCGCTGCCGGCGCGTCCTGATATTCGCCGCCGGCGTGGACTACTTGGGCGACAGGGCGCGGCTGTACAACGAGCTGCTCGGAAGGGGCGGGTGGGAGGGTGTGGTGGAGTTCGAGCAGCACGACGATGAGGACCACGTCTTCCATCTGATGAAGCCCACCTGCGACAACGCCAAATCCCTCATGAACCGCGTCGTCGCCTTCATAAACCGCGACTGA
- the LOC116262576 gene encoding 2-hydroxyisoflavanone dehydratase-like, protein MDPSQEIAEDRPPFVRIYKDGRVERFMPPDLVPAGVDPETGVSTKDVVISPETGVAVRLFLPPLPNPPPTNRKKLPILIHFHGGGFCAGSAFSRVAHNHLTALSAQAGVLAVSVEYRLAPEHPIPTGYLDSWAAVQWVARQATAGPGAEPWLAEHGDFDRFFFIGESSGGNFAHHMAMAASGAPAFGPVPTEGDVPVKVVGLIAIHTVFSEANASEDDHWQFVCPTTRLPDDPLINIVAASSPDLAKLVCKRVLVCVAEKDHLRGRGLLYHDALKKSGWSGDLELEETEGEGHCFYLFNNKTQKAKDLMNRIVSFINRD, encoded by the coding sequence ATGGATCCGTCCCAAGAGATCGCAGAGGATCGCCCTCCCTTCGTCCGCATCTACAAGGACGGCCGCGTCGAGCGCTTCATGCCGCCGGACTTGGTCCCTGCGGGCGTCGACCCGGAAACCGGCGTCTCCACCAAGGACGTCGTCATCTCCCCGGAAACAGGCGTCGCCGTCcgcctcttcctccctcccctTCCCAACCCACCACCAACCAACCGAAAGAAGCTGCCCATCCTCATCCACTTCCACGGCGGCGGCTTCTGCGCCGGCTCCGCCTTCAGCCGCGTCGCCCACAATCACCTCACCGCCCTTTCCGCCCAGGCCGGCGTCCTCGCGGTCTCCGTCGAGTATCGCCTCGCGCCAGAGCATCCCATCCCCACCGGCTACCTCGACTCCTGGGCGGCCGTCCAGTGGGTGGCCCGCCAGGCGACGGCCGGCCCCGGCGCGGAGCCGTGGCTGGCGGAGCACGGCGACTTCGACCGGTTCTTCTTCATCGGGGAGAGTTCCGGCGGGAACTTCGCCCACCACATGGCGATGGCAGCCAGTGGCGCCCCGGCGTTCGGGCCGGTTCCAACGGAGGGAGATGTTCCGGTTAAGGTGGTGGGGCTCATCGCGATCCACACCGTCTTCTCGGAGGCGAACGCGTCGGAGGACGACCACTGGCAATTCGTGTGCCCGACCACGCGCCTGCCGGACGACCCGCTGATCAACATCGTGGCGGCGAGCTCGCCGGACCTGGCGAAGCTGGTGTGCAAGAGGGTGCTGGTGTGCGTGGCGGAGAAGGATCACCTGAGAGGAAGGGGACTCCTGTACCACGACGCCCTGAAAAAAAGCGGGTGGAGCGGCGACCTGGAGCTGGAAGAAACGGAAGGGGAGGGCCATTGCTTCTACCTCTTCAACAACAAGACCCAGAAGGCCAAGGATCTCATGAACCGCATCGTCTCCTTCATCAATCGTGATTGA